A window of Ranitomeya variabilis isolate aRanVar5 chromosome 2, aRanVar5.hap1, whole genome shotgun sequence contains these coding sequences:
- the EIF3K gene encoding eukaryotic translation initiation factor 3 subunit K, with protein sequence MASFEQMRANVGKLLRGIDRYNPENLATLERYVETQAKENAYDLEANLAVLKLYQFNPAFFQTTVTTQILLKALTNLPHTDFTLCKCMIDQTHQEERPIRQILYLGDLLETCHFQAFWQALDENLDLLDGIAGFEDSVRKFICHVVGITYQHIDRWLLAEMLGDLSEPQLRVWMSKYGWTEAENGKIFICNQEENIKPKNIVEKIDFDSVSGIMQSSQ encoded by the exons ATGGCCTCGTTTGAGCAGATGAGAGCAAATGTGGGGAAATTACTGCGGGGAATCGACAG gtACAATCCTGAAAATTTGGCCACTTTAGAGCGTTATGTGGAGACCCAGGCTAAGGAGAACGCCTACGACCTGGAAGCAAATCTGGCTGTACTAAAACT CTATCAGTTCAATCCAGCTTTCTTCCAGACTACAGTCACCACTCAGATCCTGCTCAAAGCTCTGACCAACCTCCCGCACACAGACTTCACCCTGTGCAAATGTATGATTGACCAGACCCAT CAAGAAGAGCGTCCAATCAGACAGATCCTGTATTTGGGGGATCTGCTAGAGACCTGCCACTTCCAGGCATTTTGG CAAGCGCTGGACGAGAATCTCGATCTTCTTGACGGCATCGCTGGGTTTGAGGACTCTGTTAGAAAAT TTATCTGCCATGTTGTGGGGATCACCTACCAGCACATTGACCGGTGGCTTTTGGCTGAGATGCTCGGGGATTTGTCAG AACCCCAACTCAGAGTCTGGATGAGCAAATATGGCTGGACCGAAGCCGAAAACGGCAAGATCTTCATCTGTAACCAGGAAGAGAACATCAAACCCAAAAATATTGTGGAGAAGATCGATTTTGACA GTGTCTCCGGAATCATGCAGTCTTCTCAGTGA